The Candidatus Denitrolinea symbiosum DNA window TCACCGCCGTCTATGCCGTGCTGGATCTGAACACGGGCGAACTGACATACGCCAACGCGGGCCACAATCCGCCGCTTTGGACGCGCCGCGATTCTCTCGAAAAATTGGCGCGCACGGGCGTAGCCCTCGGCGCCTCGGAAGATTCCCGAATCGAGGAACGGACCATCCGACTCGAGGCGGGCGAATCCCTGCTGTTCTACACTGACGGTTTGACCGAGGCCTTCAACCTCGAGGGCGACATGTTTGGCGAGGAGCGCCTGCTGCGCGCCCTCGGCTGGCAGGAAGCCGCCTCCGCCGACGAGACGATCCGCGCGGTCGAATCTGCCCTCGACGATTTCGCGGGCGACGCGCCGCCGTCCGACGATCTCACCATGCTGGCGGCGAGGCGGGTTTGATTTTTACAAAAACCAGGTTTCTATGAGAAACCTGGTTTTCTTGTAATCCGAGTACATTGGATGGATGATACAATTCCTTAACCGAAACTAAAATTTCAAGGAGAGGTTCCATGACTGCAAAAACCATCGTTTTCACTCCCAACGCCCCGCGAGCCATTGGGCCGTATTCACAAGCCGTCCGCGCAGACGGGCTGGTCTTCACTGCGGGACAGATCGGGCTGGACCCGTCCACGATGGAGATGGTCGCGGGCGGGGTCGAAGAGCAGACGCGCCAGGTATTGACCAATTTGAAGAGCGTCCTTGAAGCCGCCAGTTCCAGCCTCGGACGCGTGGTCAAAACGACCGTTTTTCTCACAGATATGGCGAACTTCGCGGCCATGAACGCCATTTACGCGGAATTTTTCCCCGATGAGCCGCCCGCCCGCAGCGCTGTGGCCGCGGCCGGACTTCCCAAAGGCGCGCTGGTGGAGATTGAAGCCGTCGCGCTTGTCTGAACTAATCGGGGGGCGTTCGCGCGCAGTGGTACAATACCGTCCGCATTTACGCGCTCCGCAAACGGCGCTACAACGCGCAACAGCCATGCCTAAAGTCTCTGTGATCATTCCCTGCTACAACGAGGAAGCCACCATCGGCGATACGCTGTCCGCCATTCACGGACAGACGTTTCCCCGCGCCGAGATGGAAGCGGTGATCTCGGATTCCATGTCCACGGACCGGACCCGCGCGGTGATCGCGGATTTTCAACGCCTCCACCCTGAACTTTCGGTGCGCGTGGTGGAAAACAGGGCGCGCGCCATCCCGGCCGCGTTGAACCGCGCCATCGAAGCCGCGCAGGGCGAGATCATTGTCCGCATGGACGCGCACTCGAAGCCCTATCCCGACTATGTGGAGAACTGCGTCCGCGCGCTGGAGGAGGGCCGCGGCGCGAACGTGGGCGGGGTGTGGGAGATCCAGCCGGGCGCGCCGGGCTGGGTCGCGGCGGGGATCGCGGCCGCGGCGGCGCATCCGCTCGGGGCGGGGGACGCGGCTTACCGTCTGAAGCCCGAGTCGGGCGCGGTGGACACCGTCCCGTTTGGAGCGTACCGGAAATCCCTTGTCGAGGAGATCGGCGCGTTCGACGAGTCGCTTTTGTCCAACGAAGATTACGAGTTCAACGTCCGCGTGCGGCGGGCGGGAAAGACCGTCTGGCTCGACCCGCGCATCCGCTCGGTCTATTTTGCGCGCTCCGATTTCGGCGCCCTGGCGCGGCAGTACGCCCGTTATGGGTTTTGGAAGGCGCGCATGTTGCGCCGCTATCCCGAAACGCTCCGCTGGAGGCAATTTATCCCGCCCGTTTTTGTGGCGAGCGTCGTTCTTTTGCTGGCGCTTTCGTTTTGGCCGCCGGTGCGGGCGCTGCTGGCGCTGGAATTGCTGGTCTACATTTTCATTTTGTTCGCGGCGGGAATCCAGCAGGCCGTCAAACGCAAACAGCCCGCTTTGGCGCTCGGTTTTCCGCTCGCGATCATGACCATCCATTTTTCGTGGGGCGGCGCGTTGTTGTGGAGTTTGATTTCCTCCTTGTGGAGCG harbors:
- a CDS encoding glycosyltransferase family 2 protein → MPKVSVIIPCYNEEATIGDTLSAIHGQTFPRAEMEAVISDSMSTDRTRAVIADFQRLHPELSVRVVENRARAIPAALNRAIEAAQGEIIVRMDAHSKPYPDYVENCVRALEEGRGANVGGVWEIQPGAPGWVAAGIAAAAAHPLGAGDAAYRLKPESGAVDTVPFGAYRKSLVEEIGAFDESLLSNEDYEFNVRVRRAGKTVWLDPRIRSVYFARSDFGALARQYARYGFWKARMLRRYPETLRWRQFIPPVFVASVVLLLALSFWPPVRALLALELLVYIFILFAAGIQQAVKRKQPALALGFPLAIMTIHFSWGGALLWSLISSLWSANG
- a CDS encoding reactive intermediate/imine deaminase; translation: MTAKTIVFTPNAPRAIGPYSQAVRADGLVFTAGQIGLDPSTMEMVAGGVEEQTRQVLTNLKSVLEAASSSLGRVVKTTVFLTDMANFAAMNAIYAEFFPDEPPARSAVAAAGLPKGALVEIEAVALV